The proteins below come from a single Bacillus sp. SM2101 genomic window:
- a CDS encoding TetR/AcrR family transcriptional regulator, which yields MLREERKKELKKQIFLKSIELFKEYGYDNVTVENIASSCGIAKGTFFNYFPKKEHVLLYLGHSQNDLLQEIIKKHQDLKIKKKLLLIFKELLSVYLENTDLLKLTLSETIRSALKDETRNIGFFKESLAELLEDAITNDMLPTHFSSKTIASVLIGIYFNTLISWSVNEGQSNDIFTIFQDQFEVVWQGIDGGSKYENLH from the coding sequence ATGTTACGTGAAGAACGAAAAAAAGAATTAAAAAAACAGATATTTCTTAAATCAATTGAATTGTTTAAGGAATATGGGTATGACAATGTGACAGTTGAAAATATTGCTTCTTCATGTGGAATCGCTAAAGGAACATTTTTTAATTACTTTCCGAAGAAGGAACACGTTTTATTGTATTTGGGTCATTCTCAGAATGATTTACTTCAAGAGATCATAAAAAAACATCAGGATTTAAAAATTAAAAAAAAGCTTCTACTTATTTTTAAGGAACTATTATCCGTCTATTTGGAAAATACTGATCTCCTAAAGCTTACGCTATCTGAAACCATTAGATCAGCATTAAAGGATGAAACAAGGAATATTGGTTTTTTTAAAGAAAGCTTAGCTGAATTGCTTGAAGACGCTATAACAAACGACATGTTACCTACACATTTTTCCTCAAAGACGATTGCCTCAGTACTAATAGGAATCTATTTTAATACTTTAATTAGTTGGTCTGTTAATGAAGGCCAAAGTAACGATATCTTTACTATTTTCCAAGATCAGTTTGAAGTGGTTTGGCAAGGAATTGATGGAGGCTCGAAGTACGAAAACCTACATTAG
- a CDS encoding histidine kinase: MPKKQKNISSYIIQSQEDEIKRIALELHEGVSQNLYSLYTSMEFLRTAIDQQGMKEYIDDMTQMLEKTINEMRILAVELHPPTLPTLGLLPALKSYLKLYTSTYGVIVEVVSEGDEMRMDERTNITLFRVCQEALANIARYADVMKAHITFMWKPKVLKINIHDSGKGFDVNTGMKKSTGLAAMIERLVLIGGTCTITSNIGEGTSIDITLPL, translated from the coding sequence ATGCCTAAAAAGCAAAAGAATATTTCATCATATATTATTCAGTCTCAAGAGGATGAAATTAAACGAATTGCTCTAGAATTGCATGAAGGAGTGAGTCAAAACCTCTATAGCTTATATACGAGTATGGAATTTTTAAGAACGGCAATAGATCAACAAGGAATGAAAGAATATATTGATGATATGACGCAAATGCTAGAAAAAACAATAAATGAAATGCGTATTCTTGCTGTCGAATTGCATCCACCTACCCTTCCTACTCTTGGCTTACTGCCTGCTTTGAAAAGCTACTTAAAGCTTTATACTTCAACATATGGAGTTATTGTTGAGGTAGTAAGCGAAGGCGATGAAATGAGAATGGATGAACGAACAAACATTACGCTATTTCGAGTGTGTCAGGAAGCCTTAGCTAATATAGCAAGGTACGCAGATGTAATGAAAGCTCATATTACTTTCATGTGGAAACCTAAGGTGTTAAAAATAAACATTCACGATTCTGGCAAAGGCTTTGATGTGAACACCGGCATGAAAAAATCCACAGGTCTTGCAGCTATGATCGAACGATTAGTGTTAATCGGAGGCACGTGCACCATTACTTCTAATATAGGAGAAGGGACTTCAATAGACATCACCCTTCCGTTATAG
- a CDS encoding DUF3995 domain-containing protein — protein sequence MQLLFIYLPVTILGLVSLLHFYWLFGGTWGFQASLPEKTEGGTLFTPRWFETLIVAVGLICVGVILLGQNELIPFWELNSGVKWASIILTFIFLIRAIGDFKYLGFFKRVKNTTFSKYDTILYSPLCLYLGISFMISWLL from the coding sequence GTGCAGCTATTGTTTATTTACTTACCGGTAACGATTTTAGGTTTAGTTAGTTTGTTGCATTTTTATTGGCTTTTTGGTGGTACATGGGGATTTCAAGCTTCATTACCAGAAAAAACAGAGGGAGGCACATTGTTTACCCCTAGATGGTTTGAAACCCTCATTGTTGCAGTCGGGTTAATTTGTGTGGGGGTTATATTATTAGGTCAAAATGAACTCATTCCATTTTGGGAATTAAATTCTGGGGTGAAATGGGCGAGTATCATTCTTACATTCATTTTTTTGATTAGAGCAATAGGTGATTTTAAATATTTGGGGTTCTTTAAGAGAGTGAAAAATACAACCTTTTCAAAGTACGATACAATATTATACTCCCCTCTTTGCTTGTATTTAGGAATTTCTTTCATGATTTCATGGCTACTATAA
- a CDS encoding S-Ena type endospore appendage, producing the protein MSFNNQLKHCIEANKVFDWITPLLKITIKEAIDIKDNLFEDCVCCDFSVPCNSGSPFTVWKSIGVENVTGNFSIFFQSGCDGELVVFVNGEEINIINEGQEFCATFADMKSIEVLCRNETGEQGVCKGELKLNIKHKPTGDEIDIKNVKCFISDSYGKRLEPHSFCFIKCKELSNPKNRKEVIVKLPNGKTTTLQKVVVLKQGFVTVVIFNKKGEESTCRVFPFCEIETFLLCAPVGTTVDCKIDDVICEAFLVPSLKVPNCFELFIRLDICQNIKVTGAVKLKILAEQCNPRDNVIPEEICQVESEPPACPFF; encoded by the coding sequence ATGTCTTTTAATAATCAACTAAAACACTGTATAGAAGCCAACAAAGTATTCGATTGGATTACTCCCTTGCTTAAAATAACGATTAAAGAAGCGATTGATATTAAAGACAACCTCTTTGAAGATTGTGTATGCTGTGATTTCAGTGTTCCATGTAATAGTGGCAGCCCCTTTACAGTCTGGAAGAGCATCGGAGTGGAAAATGTGACGGGTAATTTCTCTATCTTTTTCCAAAGTGGTTGTGACGGTGAATTAGTAGTGTTCGTAAATGGAGAAGAAATTAATATTATTAATGAGGGACAAGAATTTTGTGCAACATTTGCTGATATGAAGTCAATTGAAGTTCTTTGTCGCAATGAAACAGGGGAACAAGGAGTTTGTAAAGGTGAGCTGAAATTAAATATTAAGCACAAACCTACTGGTGATGAAATCGACATTAAGAACGTAAAATGTTTTATTTCAGACAGTTATGGAAAACGACTAGAGCCACACAGTTTCTGTTTTATTAAGTGTAAAGAACTTTCCAACCCTAAAAACAGAAAAGAAGTAATCGTCAAACTTCCTAATGGGAAAACAACTACATTACAAAAAGTAGTTGTTTTAAAACAAGGCTTTGTAACAGTTGTAATTTTTAATAAAAAGGGAGAGGAAAGTACTTGTAGAGTATTTCCATTTTGTGAAATTGAAACCTTTTTATTATGTGCACCTGTTGGCACAACCGTTGACTGTAAAATTGATGATGTTATATGTGAAGCTTTCCTTGTTCCATCTTTAAAAGTACCTAACTGTTTTGAGTTATTTATAAGACTTGATATTTGCCAAAACATAAAAGTAACAGGAGCGGTCAAACTAAAAATACTAGCTGAGCAATGTAATCCACGAGATAATGTGATACCGGAAGAAATTTGTCAAGTTGAATCCGAGCCCCCAGCTTGCCCGTTTTTTTAG
- a CDS encoding collagen-like protein produces the protein MYNDEKDNVCNSYKIIPPPPQGKQGPEGPRGQQGSQGPKGEQGPQGEQGLQGEQGLQGEQGLQGEQGLQGEQGLQGEQGLQGEQGLQGEQGPQGEQGLQGEQGLQGEQGPQGEQGPQGEQGPQGNNTGSQVVLLQSLLATKSNIEAVVEKEVSKISDLYNVMKFEEQQKLLDETLKMIDEKLMVLLNQSMEAKKQAVAKKKKWWKFWS, from the coding sequence ATGTATAACGATGAAAAAGATAACGTTTGTAACAGCTATAAGATCATACCGCCACCACCACAAGGAAAACAGGGGCCAGAAGGACCACGTGGGCAACAGGGATCACAAGGACCGAAAGGAGAACAAGGACCGCAAGGAGAACAAGGACTGCAAGGAGAACAAGGACTGCAAGGAGAACAAGGACTGCAAGGAGAACAAGGGCTGCAAGGAGAACAAGGACTACAAGGGGAACAAGGACTGCAAGGAGAACAAGGACTGCAAGGAGAACAAGGACCGCAAGGAGAACAAGGACTGCAAGGAGAACAAGGACTACAAGGGGAACAAGGGCCACAAGGAGAGCAGGGACCGCAAGGAGAACAAGGGCCACAGGGGAATAATACGGGCAGTCAGGTCGTCCTTTTGCAATCATTATTGGCAACAAAGAGCAATATCGAAGCGGTTGTGGAAAAGGAAGTCTCCAAAATAAGTGATTTATACAACGTTATGAAGTTTGAAGAACAGCAGAAATTATTAGACGAAACATTAAAGATGATTGATGAAAAGCTAATGGTGTTGCTGAATCAAAGTATGGAAGCAAAGAAACAAGCCGTAGCCAAGAAAAAAAAATGGTGGAAATTTTGGTCATAA
- a CDS encoding GAF domain-containing protein: MEYKVSRLAACDEQINQVCEKLLLQLKCDFIGLALQNTEGPNIKWHYAAGNSNDKYKRITLRFGKGIAGRVISTGRPMYIENFPEKILGKALEYPIMLAENILFAYAVPIFLNNIPKGVILAGNREKRAINEPEQATVRETAKILEEKLNRLI, translated from the coding sequence ATGGAATATAAAGTAAGTAGGTTGGCAGCCTGCGATGAGCAGATTAATCAAGTATGTGAAAAATTATTATTACAATTAAAATGCGATTTTATTGGCTTAGCCCTGCAAAATACTGAAGGGCCCAACATAAAATGGCATTATGCTGCTGGAAACAGCAACGATAAATATAAACGCATAACACTTAGGTTTGGCAAAGGGATAGCTGGGAGAGTGATCTCTACAGGTAGGCCCATGTATATAGAAAATTTCCCAGAAAAAATATTGGGAAAGGCGCTTGAGTATCCTATTATGCTTGCTGAAAATATTCTTTTTGCGTATGCTGTCCCGATTTTTTTAAATAACATCCCTAAAGGAGTCATATTGGCAGGTAACAGGGAAAAAAGAGCTATAAATGAACCCGAACAAGCAACAGTTAGAGAAACAGCGAAAATATTGGAAGAGAAATTAAACAGACTAATTTAA
- a CDS encoding NAD(P)H-dependent oxidoreductase, translating into MKTLVVIAHPNIETSVVNNRWVEELKKHPEQYTIHEIYKVYPDGKIDVEKEQKLVESHGNLIFQFPIFWFNCPPLLKQWMDDVLAHGWAFGPEGDNLQGRKLALAVSAGIRNEDYSDNGRYQFTLEQILVPFKTTALYCKADYRSFFAFYGAEYEPSKSEIEQSAHDFLEFLKAI; encoded by the coding sequence ATGAAGACTCTTGTTGTCATAGCACACCCAAATATAGAAACATCCGTTGTTAATAATAGATGGGTTGAAGAATTAAAAAAACACCCTGAACAATATACTATCCATGAGATATATAAAGTTTATCCTGATGGGAAAATAGATGTAGAAAAAGAACAAAAATTGGTTGAATCTCATGGAAATCTTATTTTTCAGTTTCCTATCTTTTGGTTTAATTGCCCACCTCTTCTTAAACAATGGATGGACGATGTTTTAGCTCACGGATGGGCCTTTGGTCCAGAAGGAGATAATTTACAAGGTCGTAAGCTTGCTCTTGCTGTATCTGCCGGAATAAGAAATGAAGATTACAGTGATAATGGAAGATATCAATTCACACTTGAACAGATTTTAGTTCCATTTAAAACAACTGCTTTATATTGCAAAGCAGATTATCGTTCGTTCTTTGCGTTTTATGGCGCAGAATATGAACCATCGAAGAGTGAAATTGAACAAAGTGCGCATGATTTTCTAGAATTTCTTAAGGCAATATAA
- a CDS encoding GNAT family N-acetyltransferase: MKVIETDRLILRWVEYSDDAFILTLLNEPGWLQYIGDKGIKTLDDAKDYIASGPRAMYEREGFGLFLTETKEDHTPIGLCGLIKRAGLEDVDIGFAFLADYQSKGYAYEAARGTVEFAKGLNLNRLVAITSKDNYSSAKLLEKLGMELEGYMTLPNDTEELKLFALNI; this comes from the coding sequence GTGAAAGTTATCGAAACTGATAGATTAATTCTTCGGTGGGTAGAATACAGTGATGATGCATTTATCCTAACATTATTGAATGAGCCTGGATGGCTTCAATACATAGGAGATAAGGGAATTAAGACATTGGATGATGCGAAAGATTATATTGCATCTGGACCTCGAGCGATGTATGAACGAGAGGGTTTTGGCCTTTTCTTGACAGAGACTAAGGAAGATCACACTCCGATTGGTTTGTGTGGGCTGATTAAGAGGGCCGGTCTTGAGGATGTGGATATTGGTTTCGCATTTTTGGCTGACTATCAATCTAAAGGATATGCGTATGAGGCAGCTAGAGGGACAGTGGAATTTGCTAAAGGACTGAACTTAAACCGTCTTGTAGCAATCACCTCAAAAGATAACTATTCGTCTGCCAAATTATTAGAGAAGCTTGGTATGGAGCTTGAAGGGTATATGACACTTCCAAATGATACGGAAGAGCTTAAATTATTTGCTTTGAATATATAA
- a CDS encoding PAS domain S-box protein, translated as MDRNHLSLDPTKIDPGSRDATILLNGSGIISYINQHGCNNFGYKAKELIGKTLSYILPDLVINENREGKIIHQYGRHRDGHTFSLFIKISSFKLHNELFFLMNLYTVKDRSRLNEQQSYQLNELVDLKFALDASSIVAITDQRGIINYVNDQFCKISKYSRDELLGKDHKIINSGHHSKEFFKELWTTISSGHVWKGELKNKAKDGTYYWVDTTIVPFLNEDGIPYQHLAIRHEVTQRKNAEEELKKMMTKIIDIQEDERKRLSRELHDGIGQNLYSHLITINRLKEEINHTLLDQLQDEATEIIEELRDISWELRPSVLDDLGLIPAIRSYLVRYTEYYQISVHFDCFLNYRLNSNKEITIYRIIQEALTNIRKYAHTEDATVTIREMDEEIRVVIEDKGKGFNIDNISRGVGLFSMKERAKAAGGSIRIHSTEGKGTTVVLEIPLGV; from the coding sequence ATGGACAGGAATCATCTTTCACTTGATCCTACTAAGATTGATCCTGGTTCAAGAGATGCTACCATTCTCCTTAATGGTTCTGGCATCATCTCATATATAAACCAGCACGGATGTAACAATTTTGGTTATAAGGCAAAAGAATTAATCGGAAAGACGCTGTCATACATACTTCCTGACTTAGTTATAAATGAAAATCGTGAAGGTAAGATCATACACCAATACGGGAGACACCGTGATGGTCACACATTTTCACTTTTTATTAAAATAAGCTCTTTTAAACTACATAACGAGTTATTCTTCCTCATGAACTTATACACTGTAAAAGATAGGTCGAGATTAAACGAGCAACAAAGCTACCAATTGAATGAACTTGTTGACCTTAAATTTGCACTCGATGCCTCCTCCATTGTCGCGATCACTGACCAAAGAGGTATCATTAACTATGTTAATGATCAATTTTGTAAAATCTCAAAATACTCAAGGGACGAGCTTCTTGGGAAAGATCATAAAATTATTAATTCTGGCCATCATTCCAAAGAGTTTTTTAAAGAGCTTTGGACAACAATTTCCTCAGGTCATGTTTGGAAAGGCGAATTAAAAAACAAAGCGAAGGATGGTACATATTATTGGGTGGATACTACTATTGTACCGTTCTTAAATGAGGATGGGATACCTTATCAGCATTTAGCCATTCGCCATGAGGTGACTCAAAGAAAAAATGCTGAAGAAGAGCTTAAAAAAATGATGACAAAAATCATTGATATACAGGAAGATGAAAGGAAGCGCCTATCACGAGAGCTTCATGATGGCATAGGACAAAATTTATATAGCCACCTCATAACGATAAATAGGCTGAAGGAAGAAATAAACCACACACTTCTTGACCAACTTCAAGATGAAGCGACTGAAATTATTGAAGAGCTTCGTGATATTTCTTGGGAATTGCGTCCATCTGTTCTGGATGATTTAGGTCTCATCCCTGCCATTAGATCGTATTTAGTCCGTTATACAGAATACTATCAAATTAGCGTCCATTTTGATTGTTTTTTAAATTATCGACTAAACTCAAACAAAGAAATCACTATTTATAGAATTATTCAGGAAGCACTTACGAACATTAGAAAATATGCTCATACCGAAGACGCAACTGTTACCATTAGAGAAATGGATGAAGAAATCCGTGTAGTCATTGAAGACAAAGGTAAAGGTTTTAATATTGATAATATTTCGCGTGGAGTAGGACTGTTCAGTATGAAGGAAAGAGCAAAAGCCGCTGGAGGTTCTATTCGAATACATTCCACCGAAGGCAAAGGAACAACAGTTGTCTTAGAAATTCCGCTGGGGGTCTGA
- the glmS gene encoding glutamine--fructose-6-phosphate transaminase (isomerizing) produces MCGIVGYIGQQDVKEILLKGLEKLEYRGYDSAGIAVVNESGVHVFKEKGRIATLRENVDSQVDSSMGIGHTRWATHGVPSKTNAHPHQSASGRFTLVHNGVIENYLLLKNAYLQNITLQSETDTEVIVQMIEQFVVEGLSVEEAFRKTMSALKGSYAITMIDAENDETIYVAKNKSPLLVGVGDNFNVVASDAMAMLQVTDQFIELMDKEIVIVTAQQMVIKNLQGVVKEREPFTAELDASDIEKGTYPHYMLKEIDEQPLVVRKIIQQYQDDRGKLAIDHHISEALDEADRIYIVACGTSYHAGLVGKQFIERMAKVPVEVHVASEFSYNMPLLSKKPLFIFISQSGETADSRAVLVQVKELGHKALTITNVPGSTLSREADYTLLLHAGPEIAVASTKAYTAQIAVLAILAAVTAERKGERLDFDLVTELGMAANAMEVLCNEKEEFEQIAREYLSTTRNCFFIGRSIDYYVGLEGALKLKEISYIQAEGFAGGELKHGTIALIEDGTPVIALATQDLVNLSIRGNVKEVVARGANPCIITMKGLESDDDRFVIPTVHELLTPLVSVIPLQLISYYAALHRDCDVDKPRNLAKSVTVE; encoded by the coding sequence TAAAAGGGCTTGAGAAACTCGAGTATCGTGGTTATGATTCAGCTGGAATAGCAGTAGTAAATGAATCTGGTGTACACGTATTTAAAGAAAAGGGACGAATTGCTACATTACGAGAAAATGTAGATAGTCAAGTAGACTCATCGATGGGGATTGGCCATACAAGATGGGCTACACATGGTGTACCTAGTAAAACTAATGCGCATCCTCATCAAAGTGCATCTGGTCGATTCACGTTAGTGCATAATGGTGTAATAGAGAACTACTTATTGTTAAAGAATGCATATTTACAGAATATTACTTTGCAAAGTGAAACAGATACAGAAGTTATTGTCCAAATGATTGAGCAATTTGTCGTTGAAGGTTTATCTGTAGAAGAAGCCTTTCGTAAAACAATGAGTGCACTGAAAGGTTCATATGCGATTACAATGATAGATGCAGAAAATGATGAGACGATTTATGTAGCCAAAAATAAAAGTCCATTATTAGTTGGAGTCGGTGACAACTTTAATGTTGTTGCAAGTGATGCAATGGCGATGTTACAAGTAACAGATCAGTTCATCGAATTAATGGATAAGGAAATTGTTATCGTTACGGCGCAGCAAATGGTTATTAAAAACTTACAAGGTGTCGTCAAAGAACGTGAGCCATTTACTGCAGAGCTTGATGCGAGTGATATAGAAAAGGGAACATACCCACACTATATGTTAAAAGAAATCGATGAACAGCCACTTGTTGTGCGCAAAATTATTCAACAATATCAAGATGACCGTGGAAAATTGGCTATTGATCATCATATTAGTGAGGCATTAGACGAAGCAGATCGCATTTATATTGTAGCTTGTGGCACGAGTTATCATGCCGGTTTAGTCGGAAAACAATTTATTGAAAGAATGGCTAAAGTACCAGTTGAGGTACACGTAGCAAGTGAATTTTCTTACAATATGCCACTGTTATCGAAAAAACCACTGTTTATTTTTATATCTCAAAGTGGTGAAACAGCCGATAGTCGAGCTGTCCTTGTCCAAGTGAAGGAACTTGGTCATAAAGCCTTAACGATTACAAATGTACCGGGATCTACACTATCACGTGAAGCGGATTACACATTATTGCTACATGCTGGACCTGAAATAGCAGTTGCATCAACAAAAGCATATACTGCCCAAATCGCTGTACTGGCGATATTAGCTGCAGTAACAGCTGAACGAAAAGGTGAACGCTTAGATTTTGACCTTGTGACAGAGCTTGGAATGGCTGCAAATGCAATGGAAGTGCTATGTAATGAAAAAGAAGAATTTGAACAAATTGCACGCGAGTACTTGTCAACAACGAGAAACTGCTTCTTTATAGGTCGTTCAATAGACTATTATGTAGGACTTGAAGGTGCACTTAAGTTAAAAGAAATCTCATACATCCAAGCAGAAGGCTTTGCTGGCGGAGAGTTAAAGCATGGAACAATTGCCCTTATTGAAGACGGTACTCCTGTCATTGCACTTGCCACGCAAGACCTTGTCAACTTAAGTATTAGAGGAAACGTAAAAGAAGTCGTTGCACGTGGTGCTAACCCTTGTATTATCACTATGAAAGGTTTGGAGAGTGATGATGATCGTTTTGTCATCCCTACTGTTCACGAGCTACTCACACCACTCGTATCAGTCATTCCTTTACAACTTATTTCTTATTACGCAGCCCTACACCGCGACTGCGACGTTGACAAACCTAGAAACCTTGCCAAATCAGTAACTGTTGAGTAG
- a CDS encoding helix-turn-helix domain-containing protein: MSETCVPTGVELKSTDFGYTLSLIGGKYKMIIMYWLFENKVMRHNELKRCIATIPFKTLSVMLKELERDDLIIRKEFPQIPPKVEYSLSERGLSLIPLLDMMCEWGEKNRLSVSEVGK, encoded by the coding sequence GTGAGTGAAACATGCGTTCCAACTGGTGTTGAGTTAAAAAGTACTGATTTTGGTTATACACTGTCATTGATAGGCGGTAAATATAAAATGATTATTATGTATTGGCTTTTTGAAAATAAGGTTATGCGTCATAATGAGTTGAAAAGGTGTATTGCTACAATTCCATTTAAAACGTTAAGTGTCATGTTGAAAGAGCTTGAAAGAGATGATCTTATTATACGAAAAGAGTTTCCCCAAATACCTCCAAAAGTTGAATATTCATTATCTGAACGAGGACTTTCCCTCATTCCGTTATTAGATATGATGTGCGAGTGGGGAGAGAAAAATCGTTTGTCAGTCTCCGAAGTTGGCAAGTAG
- a CDS encoding S-Ena type endospore appendage has product MSCSCKDKKGVHKDCCFSCCSTSEFFQDQSCCNFTLTANAVQEVYVTNVLVTATGTISITAGQVATFIVMFRRGATVVDSVNVFADSCVAFTVTDFDNIQVTAPALDNPASGEICITPRYKLR; this is encoded by the coding sequence GTGTCATGTTCATGTAAAGATAAAAAAGGTGTTCACAAAGATTGTTGTTTTTCATGCTGTTCTACAAGTGAATTTTTTCAAGATCAATCCTGTTGTAACTTCACATTAACAGCTAATGCAGTTCAAGAAGTTTATGTAACGAATGTATTGGTTACAGCTACTGGAACCATCTCAATCACTGCAGGTCAAGTTGCAACATTTATAGTAATGTTCAGAAGAGGTGCAACTGTCGTTGACTCAGTAAACGTATTCGCTGACAGCTGTGTCGCGTTCACCGTAACTGATTTTGATAATATTCAAGTTACTGCACCAGCACTTGATAATCCTGCTTCTGGTGAAATTTGTATCACTCCTAGATATAAACTTCGTTAA
- a CDS encoding response regulator transcription factor, whose product MITILLCDDHAVVRMGLKMLLNNQGDMQVVGEASEGNEGIQQALELNPDVVVMDLSMPHGKDGLSATSELKKLMPNIAILILTMHDDEEYLFRAIQAGASGCILKSAPHDELVAAIRSVAIGDAYLHPNATKRLMEEYLGNVKDGNADTFNLLSNREKEVLTLIAKGFSNKDIGEKLVISVKTVETHKGNLMEKLKMKTRPELVAYALKKGLLGYGI is encoded by the coding sequence TTGATTACAATTTTGCTATGCGATGACCATGCTGTCGTACGAATGGGATTAAAAATGCTATTAAACAACCAAGGGGATATGCAGGTTGTTGGTGAGGCTTCTGAAGGGAATGAGGGCATTCAACAGGCGCTTGAGCTTAATCCAGATGTTGTCGTTATGGACTTAAGTATGCCCCATGGTAAAGATGGTTTATCCGCGACATCAGAATTAAAAAAGCTTATGCCTAATATAGCCATTCTCATTTTGACAATGCATGATGACGAAGAATATTTATTCAGAGCTATCCAAGCAGGTGCATCAGGCTGTATTTTAAAAAGTGCGCCACATGATGAGTTGGTTGCTGCTATTCGCTCTGTTGCGATTGGCGACGCCTATTTGCACCCTAATGCTACGAAACGATTGATGGAAGAATATCTCGGAAATGTGAAAGATGGAAATGCCGACACTTTTAACTTATTATCAAATAGAGAAAAAGAGGTCCTTACATTGATTGCTAAAGGCTTTTCTAATAAGGATATTGGTGAAAAATTGGTCATCAGTGTTAAAACTGTGGAAACGCATAAAGGAAATCTGATGGAAAAACTTAAAATGAAAACTCGTCCAGAGCTTGTAGCTTATGCATTAAAAAAGGGGTTATTAGGCTATGGAATATAA